TTTGGATCCGAGGCTGCTCCACGGAACAAAGCCTCGCGCTGCCGCCGCTGCTCCGCGGTTGTTTTCCTCCTGAGCCGGTATAAAACTCCTGGCAGCGCTCGGCAGCTCCGGGCTGCCCGCGGTTCTCCTCCAGACACGCTCCGGACCGGCCTCGCCCCGCCGTGCCGGGGGTCCCACGGCCGTCCCGCCGGGCAGGACCCCGTCCTGGGGCGGTGGCAgcggcaggagctgctggagccttgGGCTCACCGCGTCTCCGGGTGATGGGGTGAGTGGGGCCGAGCCTGTGCCGGGACCGGGGGGGCACAGCGGGAGTGACACCTCCCCGGAGGGCTCCGACAGCCGTGCCTGGTGGGCGtcatccagccctgccacaggcGACACTGTGGCTGTCCCTGCGGCCAAACCACCCCTCCCAACGATATCCCATCCTGCGGGGACAAAGCTGTCGAGGCAGATGCGTGTCCCCACAGGACTGAGGGGggcagctgtgcctgtcccctcctgggCCTGGGATGGGGACAATGGCGGGGACCACCGGCAGTGGCAGGGGGCTCTTGCAGGTCTGGTGCTGCATGGGGGGGTCCTGGTCTCTCTGAGGTGACAGTGGGGAGGTGAGGGGTGCCCTGGCACATCGGTGGCAGTGCAAGGACAGTGGTAGTGGCACCGTGTGGGTGCAGAGCTATGATTCATCTCCAGATCCGGTGGTTTTGAGGTCGTGGGCAGGGGGGTGTGGGCGGGGGGGGTAGGTGAATATTTTTGGTGTTGGTTTCTGAAGTTTCAGtgagtgcagctctgctgggcaggagccagtggtgcctggcccagctccatcctgtgGTGTCCCATGGTGATGAGGGGGTGCAGGAACCCAACTGCTTCTGCTGGGTGGGATCTGGGGGCACACAGGGTGCCAGTAAAACCCGGgggtttcccagagcagccaggtgAGATGGGGTGGGGAACAAGGGGCTGCAAGGAGCTGGGGTCTTTCCATCTCTGGGGGTGGGCAGAGTGCTGGGGCACCCACTGGGCCTCCTCCATTTCAGGGTGCAGGGAACTGGGGGTCTCCTGACTTCCCTTTTCCATGGCCATGTCTGCCCGTGTGAtgggcacagcctgagctgtgctggctccgGCCgttcctcctgcctggcacacaccgtgctgggggtgctgccagcagggaggcCACAGCAGACACGGAGTGTTCATTGTCACCACGGGGGCAGCTGGTGTCACCACCAAGGCTGGGGAATGTGCTTTGGGGGTCACCATCAGCCTTGATGGCAGTGTGGGCACAAGCATGGGTGGCACATTGCGTGTGCACTGAGCCCATGTCGGGGATCTGCCGGGTGACACGGTGGTGACAGGAGACATAGTGGCAGGAGTCATGGCGCTGCTGCTAGTGGGGGCACTGGCATGGGAGAGTGGGCAGGAGGACAGGAGCTGGTCCCTGCTCCCTGTCTTGTCTCTTCTCCTGAGGTTCTGGGTCTGTGCCATGGCTGTGGCTGTCCTGGTGGATGTGTGAAGCGGCTTCCCAGGACGGGGGTGTCTCAGTGTGGACATGGTTGTCCCGGTGtggacaggctgcccaggatGTGATTGTCCCAGTACAGATGTGGTTGTCCtggtgtggctgtggctgtcccagcGTGGACAGGCTGTCCAAGATGTGATTGTCCTGGTGTGGATGTGTATCCCGGTGTGAATGTGCTGCCTGCAATGCGGGTGCCGGCATCATTGTCCCACTTCCCCCCGCACTCAGCCCgctgccccagagctggcagtgccgGTGGTGCCGGAGGTGGGGTCCAGGAGCTTGTGGGCCCTCTAGGGCAGCCCTAAGGCAGTGTGGGGCCGGGGCCGAGCCCTCTAATCGcctcagcagctcaggcaggcCAGGGCCGGTCCCAGGAATGTGACTCCGGCGGCGCGGGAGTGGCCGTGGCAGCGGTGCAGAGCGCCCATGGCAGCGACAGGTCATTCCCAGCGCGGCCAGCGCTGGCAGCCGCCCGGGACCGCGGTCCTGCCCCGCTTATCGGGGCGGCCCGGCCTCGCACAAGGGCCCATTGTGCTGTGGGGCCGTGTGCGGGGCGCGGCTGGTGGCGGTGCCAGCACTGACACCGCCACGGTCCCGTCACCACCGTGGCCACAGCCGTGTGTCCTGGCCCCTCTGCTCAGGAGGAGGGCAAGGTGGTGGCACTGCAGCCATGCGGTGACCTGAGGTGTCTACTCTGGCCCTGTTCCCCCATCCCAGGGTGCCAGAGCGTCCTGGAAGTGGGGTTGGCCACAGGGCACCAATCAAGGCTTGTTCTGGCCCCTTTCCACAGGGCTGGCGCGAGCCCTGAGCCGTTCCCAGCCACCGCTCGTCCGTGACTCAGCGCCTGCCGTGGAAAGCAGAAGTGtccccctgtgcccccccagCTCATCCTTTCCAGCGGGGTCATGTCCCTGGCTCCCGGGCGCCACACGGCCCCAGTGTCACCGTCCTGCCGGGTCCCTGCCTTGGCACCTGGGGGCCAGGACACCCTTTTTGGGTATTTTGGTGAGAGCACAACGTTCCCGAGAACAATCCCAGTGTGTTCCCAAACTAATCCTGAGCTGCCCATGAGATTAAGCCCAAAAAGCTGCTTAGCGCCTCGAGCAGCGACACCGTCCCGCGCCGGCACCCCGGCACCCAGCGAGGTGGTGGCCCTGCACCACGTCCCCCCCCGTGGGAGGGTCCCATCCTGAATTTGGGGGGGGTTGAATGCTGGCGGCGGCTTGGCGGGCGCCCCAGGAGAGCGGCGTGGCAGGGCGGATAATCTGCTTGCTGGAATGTGGATGTGCTGGCTCCGGCCCCGGACTGGAGTAGGGATTAGGGAGAAGCCAGAGCAGGGTAGCACCGAATTTTGGGAAAAGGTGGGATCCAGGCTGCGGTGAGGCTCGAGGAGCCACAGTCTCGGCATTCGCCGAGGCCAAAACTCCTCCAGCCTCACCACGGCCACGGTGCTGGCGCCCCAGCTGTGACGGTGACGAGGACAGTGATGCCACCCATGTGAGATGCAGTCATCCGTCACCACCCTCCTCAGTCCCCCCCGTCACGTGGGGCCACCTCCCGTGGCAATAAACCCGGCACGCTGGTGCCAGAGGGGTCAGCGCAGGGCCCGGGGAGCTGCCAAGGAGCAAATGTGGGTGGAAGCTGGGTTGGGCTGGGGAAACTGGGGGGGGGGGCTTGGGGGGTTTTGGGAGGGTCGGGTACTGCTGTGCCCCCCCACTCTGGCACTCTGCCCGCACCCCGCAGGGTTGGGTGCTTGCCCGGGGTCCCGCTGCCCCAACTCCGCTCCCCTCGCGGCGTTTGTCTTGGCCGCAGCTCTCCCATTCCAACCAGTGGCCAAGACAAACCAGCCCCGAGCCAGCCCGACCCGAGGaggggcagccccggcccctGCCTGCGGCACGGCTCTGGGGGGACCCCCTGATCCCCCTCTGTGCCCCCAGGTTATGCTGCCCCGACAGCGTCCCCTGAGCCCCCGCGAGAAGGAAAAGGGCTAAGCCGGCTGTGCCGGGGGCCGTGCCGGCACCATGACCCACTCCCAGGTGTCTTCCGAGCTTCACCACATCGTCTCCTCGGCCTTCCAGAGCGTAAGTGCCACCGCGGGGGCGGGCCTTGTGGCTGGGGGGATGAGAGGCTGCACCCCCGATGGTGCCGGGGGGGTGACGGGTGTCACGGCACAGTCCCTGCCCCGTGGGGCACCTGGGGGATGCCCgactgctgagctgtgcccgGAGCACCAACGCCCTCGCTCAGGTGTGGGGCAGGTTCTggggtgctggcagtgctgtgtggcACCTGCCCCACTGCTCAGCCATGGGGCAGCactgccccacagcagctccccgGGGCACGCCaggccagctgtgccagggtggCGGGTGCCCTTGGGGCCGGCACGGTGCCAGTGCCGGTGGCGTGGCCGTGGTGGTGGCCGCggtgccagcactgccctggcgACGGGTCCCGGGCCAAGTTAATGATTGACCCCGGTGTCACGCCGCGGCTCCCGGTGCTGTTGGCAAGTGCCCGTCGTGCGCACGTGACCGGGGATGGGACTGGCCCCATCCTAATGGAGTTCCTCCGGGGCTCCCAGGTAAGCTGCGGCCTAGGGGTCTCCTGAGGGCTCTCTGTGGTGCCAGCTCGGGGCACTGTGCCCACCTGTGCCACAGTGACGCCAGGTGCCGGACAAAGGAGTGTGCTGGGTGCTCCTGGGGTGCAGGATGGAGCCTGGCAGGTTTGGGGCCATGGGGCCTTGGCCAAAGGGGCCTGGGGGGTCTGGGGGATCACAGAGGTCACGGGGATGGTGGAAGGGATGTGGCAGGAGTGGGGGATGCAGGTGCAGGACATGGCCTGATGCCACCACTGCCATCGCGTGGCAGCCTCGGTGTGCCAGAGTGGTGGGTGTGATGGGGTGGCCTGGGTCATCACCTGGTCACCCCCTGCATCACCCTCCGGGTTCCCCCCTGGGGGGTCCTGTGGTCACTGTGCAGGAGGGACACCTGTGCCCAAACCTGATACCTGGGCTGGGGTTCAGGTGGGGTGGCCTTAGCACAGCCCTGCACCGGCAAGTGTTGGTGGGGTGTCCTCTCGGGGTGGTGGGAGCTCCCCCACCGCTGCCCGGGGGTGTCCCTGCAGGCAGATCCTGGTACCTGGGGTACTCCTGTACCCCCGGGTCCCCCGGGACCTGCCGCCTGCCGGGGTCGCTGGGTGGGGGCCGTGGCAGGGGGGCTCGGCTGTGCAGCCCCCGCAGGGGCTGAGGGGTGCAACGTTGGCAGGGGATTTACCGGGGCACCGGAGCGCGGCCGGGGGGTCTCTGCACTCCAGGGGCAATCGGAGCTCGGCGGGGCGAGCCGGTTGTTCGGGTGGGGGGCGGGAGGGGATGCGGCGTCCCGAGGGGCCGGAGCTGGCGGGGGGATCGGCATATCGCGAGTGGGGCCGGCACATCCCGGGGGGATCCGCACATCCCCGGGGGGATCGGGACATCCCGGGGGGATCCGCACATCCCGGGGGGGATCGGGACATCCCGGGGGGATCCGCACATCCCGGGGGGATCGGGACATGCCGGGGGGATCGGGACATCCCCAGTGGGGCCGGCACATNNNNNNNNNNNNNNNNNNNNNNNNNNNNNNNNNNNNNNNNNNNNNNNNNNNNNNNNNNNNNNNNNNNNNNNNNNNNNNNNNNNNNNNNNNNNNNNNNNNNNNNNNNNNNNNNNNNNNNNNNNNNNNNNNNNNNNNNNNNNNNNNNNNNNNNNNNNNNNNNNNNNNNNNNNNNNNNNNNNNNNNNNNNNNNNNNNNNNNNNNNNNNNNNNNNNNNNNNNNNNNNNNNNNNNNNNNNNNNNNNNNNNNNNNNNNNNNNNNNNNNNNNNNNNNNNNNNNNNNNNNNNNNNNNNNNNNNNNNNNNNNNNNNNNNNNNNNNNNNNNNNNNNNNNNNNNNNNNNNNNNNNNNNNNNNNNNNNNNNNNNNNNNNNNNNNNNNNNNNNNNNNNNNNNNNNNNNNNNNNNNNNNNNNNNNNNNNNNNNNNNNNNNNNNNNNNNNNNNNNNNNNNNNNNNNNNNNNNNNNNNNNNNNNNNNNNNNNNNNNNNNNNNNNNNNNNNNNNNNNNNNNNNNNNNNNNNNNNNNNNNNNNNNNNNNNNNNNNNNNNNNNNNNNNNNNNNNNNNNNNNNNNNNNNNNNNNNNNNNNNNNNNNNNNNNNNNNNNNNNNNNNNNNNNNNNNNNNNNNNNNNNNNNNNNNNNNNNNNNNNNNNNNNNGGGGGCTCTGCgggtgcaggggctggggagcggcgcggggacagccctggggtggGCGGAGGGCACCTGGCGGTGCTGAGGTTcacaggagctggcaggagagcaggacagcGGGACACCCAGGGGCACAGCCCGGCCCGGGAGCTGTGGCACTTGGGGCGGGGGTGACACGGAGCACAGCGCTGAGGCCGGGGATGCTGGGGCTACGTGGGGTGCGGGTGATGCAGTGGGTACCCAGCCCTTGGCTGCCTGTCCGGGGCACCCATCCCGCGGGGCTGCGTGACCGGGACGTGCCGGGCTCGGTGGCGTGTGCCCGCTCATCGCTGCTGCCGGCCCGCAGCCCGAGCAGGAGGCGCTGGGCGCCGGCTCACCTGCCTtcggggaggaggaggaggagaaggaccTGAACAAGGCCCTGGGCGTGGAGCGCTTCGAGGAGATCCTGAACGACGCTCACCCCCGCAACGCTGAGGAGGCCGGGCGCAGCTACGGCGAGGAGGACTTCGAGTGTGAGCGGGGCCAAGGGCGGGCAcggagcagggaaggggcagggagcGGACAGGGGGCAAGCAGGGAGCGGGGAACTGGCAGGAAATGGGCGGGGAACGCAGAACCAACTCCCAGTCCCCCCAGACCACCGCCAGTCGTCCCTCCACATCCACCACCCGCTCTCCACGCACCTGCCCCCCGACGCCCGCCGCAAGAAGGGGATCCCgaaaaagggcaaaaagaaGGCCCGCCGTGCCTCGGTCCCCGGAGAGACCCCCACCATCGAGGAGGCtgaagaggatgaggatgacGCGTGCGACACGGAGACGGAGCGGTCGGCGGAGGAGCTGCGGCAGCCCGGGCCGGCCGAGGCAGTGCAggtgagggcagggctgggctgggggcagcgCTGTGCTCCCCGGCTCGGCACATCTGGCCACAGCTGGGgcaccagagcagctgaggccGGTGCTGCCCATGGCCTGGGAGATGTGGCTCCCCAGCAGCCGGCTCACCCGCTGCCCCCCCAGTTCTTCTTGCAGGAGGACGAGGTCACCGAGCGCCGGGCAGAGGAGCCGGCAGCCCCCGCGGCACCGCCCGGCTCCCCCCCTGAGCCCCGAGCGGCCATGGCCCTGAAGGAAGCCCAGGCCAGCAGGTGAGCTAGAGTTGGGTGATGCTGGGGCTCTTGGGGAGTGGGCAGCATCCTCTGACCACCCCATGGCAGGATTGGGGTGCAGAGTGCACTCAGCACTGAGGTGGGCTCCTGCCTTGCAGCCCTGATGCAGAGCAGGGGGCTCCGGGGGAGGGAGCAGCCGCTGAGGCTGGGTCCCCGGGTCGCCCCGTGCCGAAGTCACAGCCGGGGCACCGGAGCTACAACCTGCACGAGCGGCGGTGCATCGGCAGCATGACAGCTGCCGAGCAGGACCGCTACCAGAAGATGCCGACAGACGAGTCGGAGGCGCAGACACTGGCCTCGGCTGACCTGGACTACATGAAGAGTGAGTGGGCTGTGCACCTCgggctgtgctgtggccagTCTGTGTGGGCTGGGACAGTGGGTCAGGCAGTGCCTGTggagtggggctggggatggtggGGCTGGCATTGCTGGGGATGGTGGGTTTGGGACAGTGGGGCTGGCAGTACTAGGTTGCCTTGTGGCTGCAGCCAAGCTGGGCTGGGTGCAGGCACTGactgctcccagtgctgggcacaACCACCGGGGACCCATCCCTGGTGCTGGGCCAAGTCCCCGTGGAATGTGGCCAGGAGCTGagcctggggcagctggagcagtgctggtggctcCCCTGGGCACTCACCAGCCCCAGGGATTCACAGTCCAGGGCTCTCAGGGTGGCAGCTGATGATTTGCTGTGGAGCTCCCAGGGGAGCgcagccagagcagagcccaggtgCCAGTGAGGATGGGTGGGCCTTGGCACAGGTGACCCCAGTGCCAGGAGCCACCTCAATGCCTGCTTGCCATTGCTGGTGGTGACCAAGTGAGCCCCCAAAGGTGCCGCGCttgcccccagcactgggatgaTCGCTCTGCCCTGAGCTATCCCAGGCAGGatccatcccacagctccacGGCCGCCCATGCCAGGGCTCACAGAGTTCACAGaatgtcccctgtgctggggtttgAGATGCAGGGCCCCACAGATTGGCCACCCCCCATTGCTGACCCCCCTCAGGTCACCGCTTTGAGGATGTGCCGGGCGTGCGCCGGCACCTGGTGCGGAAGAGCGCCAAGGCACAGATGGTCCACGTCAGCAAGGGCCACAAGGAGCCCAGCACGCGGCAGCGCAAGCAGGACCGGCAGCCCCACGAGGTGCGGGGTCCTGGGGCAGGGGACGGGCAGGGAtggggggctctggggtccTGGCACTgacctggaggtgctgcaggtgtTTGTGGAGCTAAACGAGCTGGTGGTGGACAAgaaccaggagctgcagtggaaGGAGACGGCGCGCTGGATCAAGTTTGAGGAGGATGTGGAGGAGGAGACGGATCGCTGGGGCAAACCACACGTGGCCTCCCTCTCCTTCCGCAGCCTCCTGGAGCTCCGCAAGACCCTGGCCCACGGTAGGGAGGCGGAGACCACCCTGTGGGGCCCACGGTGAGGTggggtcctgtccctcctggcCTCAGCACCCCCTCCGTTGTCCAGGGGCCGTGCTCCTGGACCTGGACCAAAAGACGCTGCCGGGGGTGGCTCACCAGGTGGTGGAGCAGATGGTCATCACGGACCAGATCCGGGCCGAGGACCGTGCCAACGTGCTGCGGGCGCTGCTGCTCAAGCACAGGTGGGCATGGGGGGCACAAAGTCCCTTTTCcccgggctctgctccctgagctgtggGGCTGATGCTGTTCCTGGGATCCTGGCAATGGCTGTGCCATTGGGCCACCACGGACAGCCCTGGCCCTGTCCCGCAGCCACCCGAGCGACGAGAAGGAGTTCTCCTTCCCGCGGAACATCTCAGCGGGCAGCCTGGGCTCCCTGCTCGTGCACCACCACAGCACCAACCACGTGGCTGAGGGCAGCGAGCCAGCCGTCACCGAGCCCCTCATAGCCGGCCACGCCGGCGAGCACGACACGCGTGTCGACGTGGAGCGGGAGGTGGGTGCCACGGCCCCCCCCTGCCCACACCCCGGGGAAGGGCCCTGACCCCGgtcccctgctctgtccccgCAGAGGGAGGTCCTCACACCCACGCCCCCAGCTGGCATCACTCGCTCCAAGTCAAAGCACgagctgaagctgctggagaagatCCCAGATAACGCTGAGGCCACGGTGGTGCTCGTGGGTATGGAGGGGTGGGCAGGCCAGGGGTGTGGGGACCGCTTAGCGGGCACCCTGGTGACCCCTGTGCCCCTCGTGCCCCCCAGGCTGTGTGGAGTTCCTGGACCAGCCCACCATGGCCTTTGTGCGGCTGCAGGAGGCCGTGGAGCTGGACGCGGTGCTGGAGGTGCCTGTGCCTGTGCGATTCCTCTTCGTGCTGCTgggccccagcagcacccacatGGACTATCACGAGATTGGGCGCTCCATCTCCACCCTCATGTCCGACAAGGTCCGTGCCCCAGGGCAGCGGGGCCCCACCGGGGCggggggctgtgccagcctgggggGTTTGGGGCTGTACCAGGCTGGGGGTTCAgggccctgctgggacagggacttgaggctgtgctgggcGGGGAGCTCAGGgttgtgccagggctggggggtcAGGATCATGCTGGGATTATGATCTTGAGACACcactggtttggggtttggggctgggatggggctgagctCAGGACTCAgatgggatgggctggaggGCTCAGATTACGCCAATGCCGGGGTCTCAGAGAAATGCCAGGATGAGGGCTTGGAGTTCTGTCGGGGCTGGGGAGCTTGGGGCCATGCCAGGATGCCAGTTGGGTCTCATGGCCATACCAGGGTGGGGGGCCAGGCCCATCCTGAGGCCACGGGCTTGGGGCTGATACCGAGCTCTCAGGACGCCCCAGAGCTGCGGCGTGGGCACTGACCCTTGCTGTTTCCCCTCAGCAATTCCACGAGGCCGCGTACCTGGCTGACGACCGTCACGACCTTCTGAATGCCATCAATGAGTTCCTGGACTGCAGCGTGGTGCTGCCGCCGTCCGAGGTGCagggtgaggagctgctgcgCAGCGTCGCCCACTTCCAGCGCGAGATGCTGAAGAaaaggatggagcaggagcggaggctgctgctggagcccaaGTCCCCTGAGGAGAAAGGtgccaggggcagggctggggccagggcagggtttggggAGGATGTCCCAGCTGTTGGGGTCTCACTGTCTGTGTGTCCGTGCATCCGCCCACCCCCAGCGCTGCTGAAGCTGAAGGTGGTGGAGGACGAGGCTGAGGAGGACGACGACCCCCTGAGGCGCACGGGCCGCCCCTTTGGGGGGCTGATCCGGGACGTGCGGCGGAGGTACCCCCAGTACCTGAGCGACTTCCGAGATGCGCTGGACCCCCAGTGCATTGCTGCCGTCATCTTCATCTACTTTGCCGCGCTGTCGCCTGCCATCACCTTCGGGGGGCTGCTGGGTGAGTGGGGGGCTGCAGGCGGCGCTGGGCACTGCCCGGTGTGCGCTGTGGGGCACGGCCCATCCTGATGGTGTCCCTgagcctgtcctgctgcaggggagaAGACACAGGACCTGATCGGGGTGTCGGAGCTGATCATCTCCACGTCGCTGCAGGGCGTCCTCTTCTGCCTGCTGGGTGCTCAGCCCCTGCTCGTCATCGGCTTCTCGGGGCCCCTGCTCGTCTTTGAGGAAGCCTTCTTCACGGTGAGGTGCTGGGGTCtgccctgggggctgggggggaccccccactgcccagggcacacatccccacagcccttctgccagggctctgccccaCTGCCCAGGGCCGTGTCCAGCCCTGCCACCGTCCTGACACCCGTCTGTCCCTCCGTCCGTCTGCATGGCTGGCCAGTTCTGCACATCCAATGAGCTGGAGTACCTGGTGGGGCGCGTCTGGATCGGATTTTGGCTCATCCTCATCGTGCTGGTCATGGTGGCTTTTGAGGGCAGCTTCCTGGTGCGTTTCGTCTCTCGCTTCACCCAGGAGATCTTTGCCTTTCTCATCTCCCTCATCTTCATCTATGAGACCTTTTCCAAGCTGGCCAAGGTGAGCCATGGGGTCGAGCTGGGGGGGCTGCGGCAgggccaggcaggacagggctgaacatcccatcctcctgctccagatCTTCCAAGAGCACCCCTTGCACGGCTGCCTGAGCGCCAACAGCTCGGCCGAGGCCTGGGGCAACGGCAGCGTGCCCGCAGCCAACAGCACCGCGCTGGCCACCAGCCCAACTGTCCGTGGTGCCACCAAGGTCACAGGGCAGCCCAACACAGCGCTGCTCTCCCTTGTGCTCATGGCCGGCACCTTCTTCATCGCCTTCTTCCTGCGCAAGTTCAAGAACAGCCGCTTCTTCCCCGGACGGGTGCGTGGGGACGGCCGTGGGGCTGGCATGAGCCTGGGGGCCACGGGGCTGGGATGAGCCCAGGGGCCTGGGGTGGGCCTGGAGGGCTGtggccaggctggcactggTGTTCCCCCAGATCCGGAGGCTCATCGGGGACTTTGGGGTGCCCATCGCCATCCTGGTGATGGTGCTGGTGGACTACAGCATCCAGGACACCTACACCCAGGTGAGCAGCCACCCATCCACTGCCTGGGCAGGATGCCTAACCCCACACACTCCTCGGGATCCCTGTGCCCCATCCCACTGTCCTGGCTGCGGGTCAGCTGTTCCATCTGTCCCCAGCATGGCTGCGCCTGCTCAGTCACCTCTGGCTCCCAGCATCTgaccttccctctccctctgtcTGGCTTCTGTGGGTCCCAGTGCCTCCAAGACCCCTTCACTCTATGGGCCACAGCCAATGCCCTCTCAGTGTTTGTCTGCCCCACTCCCTGCAGAAGCTGAGTGTGCCCAGCGGGTTCTCAGTGACAGCCCCAGACAAGCGGGGTTGGGTGATCAACCCCCTGGGTGTGCAGAGTGCCTTCCCTGTGTGGATGATGGTGGCCAGCGGCCTCCCTGCCATCCTCGTtttcatcctcatcttcatgGAGACCCAGATCACCACGTGAGTCCAGTGGGGCCGGGCAGGGGGCATTGCTGGGGCAAGGGggagcctgtgctgtgccaaCCATCTGCCCTCACGCCCAGGCTGATCATCAGCAAGAAGGAGCGGATGCTGCAGAAGGGCTCTGGGTTCCATCTCGACCTCCTGCTCATCGTGGCCATGGGCGGCTTCTTCGCGCTCTTTGGGTTGCCCTGGCTCGCCGCAGCCACCGTGCGCTCGGTCACCCACGCTAACGCCCTCACCGTCATGAGCAAGGCCgtggcacctggggacaagCCCAAGATCCAGGAGGTGAAGGAGCAGCGGGTCACCgggctgctggtggctgtgctTGTCGGTNNNNNNNNNNNNNNNNNNNNNNNNNNNNNNNNNNNNNNNNNNNNNNNNNNNNNNNNNNNNNNNNNNNNNNNNNNNNNNNNNNNNNNNNNNNNNNNNNNNNNNNNNNNNNNNNNNNNNNNNNNNNNNNNNNNNNNNNNNNNNNNNNNNNNNNNNNNNNNNNNNNNNNNNNNNNNNNNNNNNNNNNNNNNNNNNNNNNNNNNNNNNNNNNNNNNNNNNNNNNNNNNNNNNNNNNNNNNNNNNNNNNNNNNNNNNNNNNNNNNNNNNNNNNNNNNNNNNNNNNNNNNNNNNNNNNNNNNNNNNNNNNNNNNNNNNNNNNNNNNNNNNNNNNNNNNNNNNNNNNNNNNNNNNNNNNNNNNNNNNNNNNNNNNNNNNNNNNNNNNNNNNNNNNNNNNNNNNNNNNNNNNNNNNNNNNNNNNNNNNNNNNNNNNNNNNNNNNNNNNNNNNNNNNNNNNNNNNNNNNNNNNNNNNNNNNNNNNNNNNNNNNNCCTGAGCCCTGGCCAAACTGGTGTGGCCATCCTGCCCCCAGTTGACACAGGGATGTGGGACCCTCCCCATGTGAGGgggaggtggggctgggggggctgtgctgagcccccTCCCGAGGCTGACACTGCTCTGGCCCAGGGCTGTCCATCGTCATTGGGGACCTGCTGCGGCAGATCCCCCTGGCCGTGCTCTTCGGCATCTTCCTCTACATGGGTGTCACCTCCCTCAATGGCATCCAGTTCTACGAGcgcctgcagctgctgctgatgccCCCCAAGCACCACCCTGATGTCACCTACGTCAaaaaggtggggagggggcCTGGGGAGGATCCTTGGGGCAGGgcccaggctgggacagcagccaggCCGGGGTGCCCTGGCGTGGGAGCGCTGCCGTGTCTGCAGGACAGGCTGACAGAGCCTGGTTTTGGGGGGCGGCGGAGGACACAGTcggggctgtggggcagccaGACCCCGGCGG
The sequence above is drawn from the Parus major isolate Abel chromosome 2, Parus_major1.1, whole genome shotgun sequence genome and encodes:
- the SLC4A2 gene encoding anion exchange protein 2 isoform X1, yielding MTHSQVSSELHHIVSSAFQSPEQEALGAGSPAFGEEEEEKDLNKALGVERFEEILNDAHPRNAEEAGRSYGEEDFEYHRQSSLHIHHPLSTHLPPDARRKKGIPKKGKKKARRASVPGETPTIEEAEEDEDDACDTETERSAEELRQPGPAEAVQFFLQEDEVTERRAEEPAAPAAPPGSPPEPRAAMALKEAQASSPDAEQGAPGEGAAAEAGSPGRPVPKSQPGHRSYNLHERRCIGSMTAAEQDRYQKMPTDESEAQTLASADLDYMKSHRFEDVPGVRRHLVRKSAKAQMVHVSKGHKEPSTRQRKQDRQPHEVFVELNELVVDKNQELQWKETARWIKFEEDVEEETDRWGKPHVASLSFRSLLELRKTLAHGAVLLDLDQKTLPGVAHQVVEQMVITDQIRAEDRANVLRALLLKHSHPSDEKEFSFPRNISAGSLGSLLVHHHSTNHVAEGSEPAVTEPLIAGHAGEHDTRVDVEREREVLTPTPPAGITRSKSKHELKLLEKIPDNAEATVVLVGCVEFLDQPTMAFVRLQEAVELDAVLEVPVPVRFLFVLLGPSSTHMDYHEIGRSISTLMSDKQFHEAAYLADDRHDLLNAINEFLDCSVVLPPSEVQGEELLRSVAHFQREMLKKRMEQERRLLLEPKSPEEKGARGRAGARAGFGEDVPAVGVSLSVCPCIRPPPALLKLKVVEDEAEEDDDPLRRTGRPFGGLIRDVRRRYPQYLSDFRDALDPQCIAAVIFIYFAALSPAITFGGLLGEKTQDLIGVSELIISTSLQGVLFCLLGAQPLLVIGFSGPLLVFEEAFFTFCTSNELEYLVGRVWIGFWLILIVLVMVAFEGSFLVRFVSRFTQEIFAFLISLIFIYETFSKLAKIFQEHPLHGCLSANSSAEAWGNGSVPAANSTALATSPTVRGATKVTGQPNTALLSLVLMAGTFFIAFFLRKFKNSRFFPGRIRRLIGDFGVPIAILVMVLVDYSIQDTYTQKLSVPSGFSVTAPDKRGWVINPLGVQSAFPVWMMVASGLPAILVFILIFMETQITTLIISKKERMLQKGSGFHLDLLLIVAMGGFFALFGLPWLAAATVRSVTHANALTVMSKAVAPGDKPKIQEVKEQRVTGLLVAVLVGLSIVIGDLLRQIPLAVLFGIFLYMGVTSLNGIQFYERLQLLLMPPKHHPDVTYVKKVRTLRMHLFTGLQLACLAVLWAVMSTVASLAFPFILILTVPLRMCLLSRIFTDREMKCLDAAEAEPILDEREGVDEYNEMPMPV
- the SLC4A2 gene encoding anion exchange protein 2 isoform X3; this encodes MTHSQVSSELHHIVSSAFQSPEQEALGAGSPAFGEEEEEKDLNKALGVERFEEILNDAHPRNAEEAGRSYGEEDFEYHRQSSLHIHHPLSTHLPPDARRKKGIPKKGKKKARRASVPGETPTIEEAEEDEDDACDTETERSAEELRQPGPAEAVQFFLQEDEVTERRAEEPAAPAAPPGSPPEPRAAMALKEAQASSPDAEQGAPGEGAAAEAGSPGRPVPKSQPGHRSYNLHERRCIGSMTAAEQDRYQKMPTDESEAQTLASADLDYMKSHRFEDVPGVRRHLVRKSAKAQMVHVSKGHKEPSTRQRKQDRQPHEVFVELNELVVDKNQELQWKETARWIKFEEDVEEETDRWGKPHVASLSFRSLLELRKTLAHGAVLLDLDQKTLPGVAHQVVEQMVITDQIRAEDRANVLRALLLKHSHPSDEKEFSFPRNISAGSLGSLLVHHHSTNHVAEGSEPAVTEPLIAGHAGEHDTRVDVEREREVLTPTPPAGITRSKSKHELKLLEKIPDNAEATVVLVGCVEFLDQPTMAFVRLQEAVELDAVLEVPVPVRFLFVLLGPSSTHMDYHEIGRSISTLMSDKQFHEAAYLADDRHDLLNAINEFLDCSVVLPPSEVQGEELLRSVAHFQREMLKKRMEQERRLLLEPKSPEEKGARGRAGARAGFGEDVPAVGVSLSVCPCIRPPPALLKLKVVEDEAEEDDDPLRRTGRPFGGLIRDVRRRYPQYLSDFRDALDPQCIAAVIFIYFAALSPAITFGGLLGEKTQDLIGVSELIISTSLQGVLFCLLGAQPLLVIGFSGPLLVFEEAFFTFCTSNELEYLVGRVWIGFWLILIVLVMVAFEGSFLVRFVSRFTQEIFAFLISLIFIYETFSKLAKIFQEHPLHGCLSANSSAEAWGNGSVPAANSTALATSPTVRGATKVTGQPNTALLSLVLMAGTFFIAFFLRKFKNSRFFPGRIRRLIGDFGVPIAILVMVLVDYSIQDTYTQCLSAPLPAEAECAQRVLSDSPRQAGLGDQPPGCAECLPCVDDGGQRPPCHPRFHPHLHGDPDHHADHQQEGADAAEGLWVPSRPPAHRGHGRLLRALWVALARRSHRALGHPR